A window of Longimicrobium sp. genomic DNA:
CGAAGCGGGCGATGCGCCGCTTCTTGGTTTCGGGCGCCGTGGCGGGGACGAAGACCACGGGGCGGATGCCGATGAGGGACGCCGCCAGCGCCACCCCCTGCCCATGGTTCCCGGCCGAGGCGGTGACCAGCCCGCGCGCGCGCTGCCCGGGCGGAAGCGAGGCGATTGCGTTGTACGCACCGCGGAGCTTGAACGATCCCGTCCGCTGCAGGTTCTCGAGCTTCAGGTGAACGTCCATCCCCGCAATTCCGGACAGCCACGCCGACCGTTCCAGCGGCGTGCGGCGCACGAACCCGCGGATCCGCGCCGCGGCGGCAAACACGTCGGCGGCGGAGGGGAACGGGAACACGGCGCCGGGATCCAACGCGCTGGCCGAATCGGCGGAATGGAACGTGCGCGGGCGCGCGCCCCTGTTCACGGCAGCCGGAACTCGGTCGATCGCTCCACCGGGTGGCTGGTGGAGGTCAGCGTCGCCACCGCCGTCAGCGAACCGCTGGTGCCGCGGGGCGGCGTCCAGCTTTCCGACCAGGTGCGCGTCTCCCCCGCGCCCAGAGTCTCGGTGCGCAGCGCCTGCATGAAGCTGCGGTCGGCGGACCACGTCCACAGGGTCGTTCCGCCGCTGCGCACCGCGAAGTCGTACGATTGGCCTGAGCTGAACGACAGCGTCACCGGCGTGGTGCCCGCGTTGGTCACCTGCAGGGTCAGCCGCACGCTGTCGGCGCCGGGCTGCACGCTCAGCGAGGCGATCAGGGGCGACGCGGCATCGCCCGCGCCGGCCCGCGGCGCGGGACCCCCGGCGGGCGGGGTGCAGGCGGCCAGCGCCAGGGCAACGGCGATCAGCAGGATGGCGGGCATGAGTATGCGAGACTGTGAAGGCGCGGACGGCGCGGCGGGTGCCGGGAGAACGTGCCCGGCGGCCCGCTCCTGACGGCAAATTAGACGCCACCGGACAGGGGCGTCAAGCAACTGTTTCAAGCCGCCGGGCAGCCCTTGGGAAAAATTTCACAAGCCTGCCGTTTCGAGCTTGCGAAAAATTTCACAAGCTCCTATATTGGGCCCCGACGACACCCCCCGGGAGCAGCCGAAAGGGCCTGGATGCCAGCGAATCCGCGGGATGGAAAGGGTCCAGGGGCAGGCGACCTGGCAGGTGTGGGACTGGGGTTCGCCGCGTCGGTCGCGCTCTTCCTGTTCCTGGGGATGTGGGCCGACCGCCGGCTGGGCACCTCGCCCTGGCTGCTGATCCTGGGCGCGTTCATCGGCGGTACGGCGGGCTTCTGGTCCATGTACCGGCGGCTGGTGGTGGCGCCGAAGCAGGATGACCGGGAAACGATGGATCGCAAGTGACCAGGCTGGGACTTCGCTACTCCGCCATCGCCTTCGCGCTCGCCGCCCTCGTGGCGGTGGCCGGCGTGCTGATGGCCCCCGCGTACCGCGACGGGGTGCTGGCCGGTGCCGGCATGGCGCTGCTGGTGCAGGTGGCGGTGTTCTGGGCCTTTTTCGTCTGGCTGTACCCGGGCCGTGCCTGGCACGGATACGGGCTGGGGCTGCTGGTGCGGCTGGTGATGTTCGCCCTCGCGGCGTTCGTGATCGTGCCCGCCGCCGGGCTGCCGTTCGCGGCGACGCTGTTCTCGCTCGTTGGCGTATTCTGGCTGACGACGATCATGGAGCCGCTGTTCCTGAAGACTCGCACGTCGAACCCGACGCAAGGATGAAGCTCAACGCCGCCCTGCTCGCGCTGCTCTTCGCCGCCGCACCCGCGGTGGCGCAGGACACCCATGGCACCGTCGAGGGCCCGCAGCACCTGCCCTCCGCCGCGCCGCCGGCCACGCACGGGGCCATCCAGGAAGCCACCACCGGCGAGCACGGCCCCGCCGCCGCCGAGGGTGAGCACGGTGCCGCCACAGCCGAGGGGCACGGCGAGTTCGATCCCATGCACCACGTGCAGGACGGGCGCACGCTGGACTTTCAGCCCTTCGGCGAGATTCACCTGCCCGCCGCGCACAGCTGGCAGGTGGGCCCGGTAGACATGACGCCCACGCGCCACGTGGTGTTCATGGCCCTGGCCGGCCTGATCATGCTGGCCGTGTTCATCCCCGCCGGCCGCGCCGCCAAGCGCCGCCAGGCGGGGCAGGGGCACGCCAGGAAGCGGCACAACGCCATCGAAGCGGCGGCGCTGTTCATCCGCCAGGAAGTGGTGATGCCCAACATCGGGCACGGGGGCGAGAAGTTCGCGGGGTTCCTGATCACCCTGTTCTTCTTCATCCTGTTCTGCAACCTGCTGGGGCTGATGCCCTTCGGCTCGACGGCGACGGGCAACTTCGCCGTCACCATCGGCCTGGCGCTGATCACCTTCGTGGTCGTGGAAGTGACGGGCATGGTCACGCTGGGCCCCAAGGGCTACCTGCAGACCATCGTCTTCATTCCGCACG
This region includes:
- a CDS encoding BsuPI-related putative proteinase inhibitor, which gives rise to MPAILLIAVALALAACTPPAGGPAPRAGAGDAASPLIASLSVQPGADSVRLTLQVTNAGTTPVTLSFSSGQSYDFAVRSGGTTLWTWSADRSFMQALRTETLGAGETRTWSESWTPPRGTSGSLTAVATLTSTSHPVERSTEFRLP
- a CDS encoding AtpZ/AtpI family protein, whose protein sequence is MPANPRDGKGPGAGDLAGVGLGFAASVALFLFLGMWADRRLGTSPWLLILGAFIGGTAGFWSMYRRLVVAPKQDDRETMDRK
- a CDS encoding pyridoxal-phosphate dependent enzyme, which produces MFPFPSAADVFAAAARIRGFVRRTPLERSAWLSGIAGMDVHLKLENLQRTGSFKLRGAYNAIASLPPGQRARGLVTASAGNHGQGVALAASLIGIRPVVFVPATAPETKKRRIARF
- the atpB gene encoding F0F1 ATP synthase subunit A; this encodes MKLNAALLALLFAAAPAVAQDTHGTVEGPQHLPSAAPPATHGAIQEATTGEHGPAAAEGEHGAATAEGHGEFDPMHHVQDGRTLDFQPFGEIHLPAAHSWQVGPVDMTPTRHVVFMALAGLIMLAVFIPAGRAAKRRQAGQGHARKRHNAIEAAALFIRQEVVMPNIGHGGEKFAGFLITLFFFILFCNLLGLMPFGSTATGNFAVTIGLALITFVVVEVTGMVTLGPKGYLQTIVFIPHGLPKALVPVMAAIMTPVELLGKFAKPFALSVRLMANMMAGHIVLLSLFSVALMFGGALMAGPFVMAAALMFLELFVAFLQAYVFVVLSSVFIGLMRHAH